The following are from one region of the Lytechinus variegatus isolate NC3 chromosome 4, Lvar_3.0, whole genome shotgun sequence genome:
- the LOC121414507 gene encoding tubulin alpha-2/alpha-4 chain-like — translation MRECISVHVGQAGVQNGNACWELYCLEHGIQPDGQMPSDKTLGGGDDSFNTFFSETGAGKHVPRAVFIDLEPTVVDEVRTGSYRQLFHPEQLITGKEDAANNYARGHYTIGRELIDIVLDRIRKLADQCTGLQGFLIFHSFGGGTGSGFSSLLMERLSVDYGKKSKLEFAIYPAPQVATAVVEPYNAILTTHTTLEHSDCAFMVDNEAIYDICRRNLDIERPTYTNLNRLIGQIVSSITASLRFDGALNVDLTEFQTNLVPYPRIHFPLATYAPVISAEKAYHEQLTVAEVTNACFEPANQMVKCDPRHGKYMACCLLFRGDVVPKDVNAAIGNIKTKRTIQFVDWCPTGFKVGINYQPPTVVPGGDLAKVQRAVCMLSNTTAIAEAWARLDHKFDLMYAKRAFVHWYVGEGMEEGEFSEAREDLAALEKDYEEVGVDSTEGDEGEEEPEEEY, via the exons ATG CGTGAATGTATCTCAGTCCACGTCGGCCAGGCCGGAGTCCAGAACGGTAATGCCTGCTGGGAGCTCTACTGCCTTGAGCACGGCATCCAGCCCGATGGCCAGATGCCTTCGGACAAGACCTTAGGAGGTGGTGATGACTCCTTCAACACCTTCTTCAGTGAGACTGGAGCTGGCAAGCACGTTCCTCGAGCTGTCTTTATCGATCTTGAACCAACTGTAGTAG ATGAGGTCAGAACGGGTTCATACCGCCAGCTCTTTCACCCTGAGCAGCTGATCACCGGCAAGGAGGATGCTGCCAACAACTACGCCCGTGGTCACTACACCATCGGTCGGGAACTCATAGATATTGTCCTTGATCGCATCAGAAAACTG gcTGACCAATGCACGGGTCTTCAGGGATTCCTCATCTTCCACAGTTTCGGCGGCGGTACCGGTTCTGGATTTTCTTCCCTGCTCATGGAGCGTCTCTCCGTCGATTACGGAAAGAAGTCAAAGCTTGAGTTCGCTATCTACCCAGCTCCACAGGTCGCCACTGCTGTCGTCGAGCCATATAATGCCATCCTGACAACCCACACCACCCTCGAGCACTCCGACTGTGCCTTCATGGTTGACAACGAGGCCATCTACGATATATGCCGTCGTAACCTCGACATCGAGCGTCCCACCTACACCAACCTGAACCGTCTCATCGGCCAGATTGTCTCCTCTATCACTGCTTCTCTGCGATTCGACGGCGCCCTCAATGTCGATCTTACTGAGTTCCAGACCAACTTGGTGCCGTACCCACGGATCCATTTCCCTCTGGCTACCTATGCCCCAGTCATCTCTGCTGAGAAGGCCTACCACGAGCAGCTGACCGTCGCAGAGGTCACCAATGCCTGCTTCGAGCCTGCCAACCAGATGGTTAAATGCGATCCTCGTCATGGCAAATACATGGCTTGCTGTCTTCTTTTCCGTGGTGATGTCGTTCCCAAGGATGTCAACGCCGCCATCGGTAACATCAAGACCAAGCGTACCATCCAGTTCGTTGACTGGTGTCCAACTGGCTTCAAGGTCGGTATCAACTACCAGCCACCCACCGTCGTTCCTGGTGGTGATCTCGCCAAGGTTCAGCGTGCCGTCTGCATGTTGAGCAATACCACCGCCATCGCCGAAGCCTGGGCACGTCTCGACCACAAGTTCGATCTGATGTACGCCAAGCGTGCTTTCGTCCATTGGTACGTCGGAGAAGGTATGGAGGAAGGAGAGTTTTCTGAGGCCCGTGAAGATCTTGCTGCTCTTGAGAAGGATTACGAAGAAGTTGGTGTCGATTCCACAGAAGGAGATGAAGGAGAGGAGGAGCCCGAGGAAGaatattag